One segment of Prosthecobacter debontii DNA contains the following:
- a CDS encoding heme-dependent oxidative N-demethylase subunit alpha family protein — protein MSPDWPRLFPLEDYRFPMGLRRGNIAAFWHPQDGSGQMVKERQRWLEKDRQHYVAELAEAAPILQEARAWVQKITTQCEPDWAVLSSGLEGDVDPVLLGGEVVFPSGWSLPAKLGQPLESVHGPVPGLQTALGKSISAFLRRVEVGSAWERENWGLGADAELNHHPSRLLPGLTARASLADTWIRLERQFLTRLPVFKTILFGIRVSHHRLEEVARLPRIAAGIIRALETMPDAVAEYKGLLEARVGLVQELQLTVPDASGSGL, from the coding sequence ATGTCACCGGATTGGCCGCGTCTTTTTCCCCTCGAAGACTACCGTTTTCCCATGGGGTTGCGGCGCGGGAATATCGCAGCTTTTTGGCATCCTCAGGACGGCTCAGGGCAGATGGTGAAAGAGCGTCAGAGGTGGCTTGAAAAGGACCGGCAACATTATGTGGCGGAATTGGCCGAGGCCGCGCCGATTTTGCAAGAAGCTCGTGCCTGGGTGCAGAAGATCACCACGCAGTGCGAGCCGGATTGGGCCGTGCTTTCTTCAGGGCTGGAGGGAGACGTCGACCCTGTGCTGCTAGGTGGCGAGGTGGTGTTCCCCTCCGGTTGGTCCCTGCCTGCAAAGTTGGGGCAGCCTCTGGAGAGCGTGCATGGTCCTGTGCCGGGGCTTCAGACCGCACTTGGCAAGTCGATCTCGGCTTTTCTCCGCCGTGTGGAGGTCGGGTCTGCCTGGGAACGGGAAAACTGGGGACTAGGTGCCGATGCGGAGCTTAACCACCATCCCTCCCGCCTTCTTCCGGGTCTAACAGCCCGGGCCAGTCTGGCGGACACTTGGATTCGTCTGGAGCGCCAGTTTCTCACCCGACTCCCGGTTTTCAAGACCATCCTCTTTGGAATCCGCGTCAGTCATCATCGTCTGGAGGAAGTGGCCCGGCTTCCTCGCATCGCGGCAGGGATCATTCGCGCCTTGGAAACCATGCCCGATGCCGTGGCGGAGTATAAGGGATTGCTCGAAGCGAGAGTTGGGCTGGTCCAGGAACTTCAACTCACTGTCCCGGATGCCAGCGGTAGTGGCCTGTGA
- a CDS encoding TAT-variant-translocated molybdopterin oxidoreductase encodes MKRIWNHPEEPQTGKRYWRSSAELERRSEFLNKLGVEFPAGDTLNDEERETSRRDFLKLMGASTAMMGLASCRRPLTNILPYTDHVEWMVPGKPLLYATVKPTATGATPIVAITHEGRPTHLQGNPLHPLGGGLDSYAQASVLDLYDPERSSTPLAAGKKTTWDAVNSFLTQSAEAAKKAGGADLAILVGRTTSPTTHRLLGEVKTAFPQASLIGYEALSTEGQDVANKDILGAGVKTFVRLSQALRILSLDCDFLGIDPVAGESIKHFAKQRSKDTPGGDMNRLYQLENRYTVTGGMADHRKPLAASLIPVAAAVIAAELGEASAKALADTAPQGLKEWLAPAIRDLQDNKGKSLVLAGSRYGAEVHALVAAINNALGAYGSTIALLQSTGETELGTLADLKSGLESGKIKTIVSLSPSSLLFDAPGAADLAATLKDKAIQLIHVGHLADVTARKAALHIPAAHYLESWGDARAADGTYSVVQPLILPLYDGSSENEVLLALLGRKKLGPVAPAADPAAPAPEDAAYQAVRDTFTAVAGSLDEVKWNATLRDGFLKGSAYVKSAGVINTAAVAGLVSKAAVPAAPSADSLEVVLTPDSGVYDGRYISNAWLQEAPDPVTKLTWDNAALIGAATFRSLGLKEGQMVKITVNGAELTIAAIEAPGHVSNSISIPVGYGQENLGFVASGNAEKAKKSHRGFNAYPLRKSLSDFVLTGAKIEKLDEVYELAITQEHNTMEGRALYREATLETFAKKPDFAQVTGMDGHIPQNISFYKGQVGEKSATNPEGFDYEKQHQWGMTIDLSKCLGCNACNIACTSENNIPVVGKDQVRKGRLMQWIRMDRYFASATWGEQNAPSDDVMIEPTVEQLENAEMVQQPVACQQCESAPCETVCPVNATVHTTDGLNAMAYNRCIGTRYCANNCPYTARRFNWFDYNKRPLDELYWGPLSTKEKTGVRESLQLQKNPNVTVRMRGVIEKCTYCVQRLESAKILQKQKQRDSKNFRIPTDSVKTACQAACSTDAIVFGDLADPKSAVVKSKASPRNYELLKYIGTRPRTSYLARLRNPNPAMPGAENIAAWSAHQI; translated from the coding sequence ATGAAACGCATCTGGAACCACCCCGAAGAGCCGCAGACTGGCAAGCGCTACTGGCGCAGCAGTGCCGAGCTGGAGCGCCGCTCGGAGTTTCTGAACAAGCTCGGTGTCGAATTCCCCGCTGGTGACACCCTCAATGACGAAGAGCGCGAAACCTCGCGCCGTGATTTCCTCAAGCTGATGGGAGCCTCGACGGCCATGATGGGCCTCGCCTCCTGCCGCCGTCCGCTGACCAACATCCTCCCCTACACGGATCACGTGGAGTGGATGGTCCCCGGCAAGCCTCTGCTCTATGCCACGGTGAAACCCACCGCGACGGGTGCAACCCCGATCGTGGCCATCACGCATGAAGGCCGCCCGACCCATCTTCAGGGCAACCCCCTCCACCCTCTCGGTGGTGGCCTCGACAGCTACGCTCAAGCCTCCGTGCTGGATCTGTATGACCCTGAGCGCTCCAGCACCCCGCTGGCCGCTGGTAAAAAGACCACCTGGGATGCCGTCAATAGCTTCCTGACCCAGAGCGCCGAAGCCGCGAAGAAAGCGGGCGGTGCAGATTTGGCCATCCTCGTCGGCCGCACAACCTCCCCCACCACGCACCGTCTGTTGGGTGAAGTGAAGACCGCCTTCCCACAGGCCAGCCTCATCGGCTACGAAGCCCTGTCAACCGAAGGTCAGGACGTGGCTAACAAAGACATCCTCGGCGCAGGCGTCAAAACCTTCGTCCGTCTGAGCCAAGCTTTGCGCATCCTGTCTCTGGATTGCGACTTCCTCGGCATCGACCCTGTTGCGGGTGAATCCATCAAGCACTTCGCCAAGCAGCGCTCCAAGGACACTCCAGGCGGTGACATGAACCGTCTGTATCAGCTCGAGAACCGCTACACCGTCACCGGTGGTATGGCGGACCATCGCAAGCCTCTCGCCGCAAGCCTTATTCCAGTCGCAGCCGCTGTCATCGCCGCTGAACTCGGTGAAGCTTCCGCCAAAGCTCTGGCCGATACCGCACCTCAAGGTCTGAAAGAGTGGCTGGCCCCAGCCATCCGCGACCTTCAGGATAACAAGGGTAAATCCCTCGTCCTTGCTGGCTCCCGCTACGGTGCTGAAGTGCACGCTCTGGTGGCTGCCATCAACAACGCTCTGGGTGCCTACGGCTCCACCATCGCTCTACTCCAGTCCACGGGTGAGACCGAACTCGGCACGCTGGCTGATCTCAAGTCCGGCCTCGAGTCCGGCAAGATCAAGACCATCGTTTCCCTGAGCCCTTCCAGCCTGCTGTTTGATGCCCCCGGCGCTGCCGACCTAGCCGCCACGCTGAAGGACAAAGCCATCCAGCTCATCCACGTCGGCCATCTGGCTGATGTGACCGCTCGCAAGGCCGCTCTACATATTCCCGCCGCTCATTACCTCGAATCCTGGGGTGATGCCCGCGCTGCAGACGGCACCTACTCGGTGGTGCAGCCACTGATCCTGCCTCTCTACGACGGCTCTAGCGAAAATGAAGTGCTGCTCGCCCTCCTGGGGCGGAAGAAGCTGGGCCCTGTGGCTCCAGCGGCTGATCCTGCAGCACCTGCCCCCGAAGACGCCGCCTACCAGGCCGTGCGTGACACCTTCACCGCTGTGGCGGGTAGCCTCGACGAAGTGAAGTGGAATGCCACCCTACGTGACGGCTTCCTCAAAGGTTCCGCCTATGTGAAGTCCGCTGGCGTGATCAATACCGCCGCTGTGGCTGGCCTAGTCTCCAAAGCCGCTGTCCCCGCTGCTCCTTCAGCCGACTCTCTGGAAGTGGTCCTCACCCCGGACTCCGGTGTGTATGATGGCCGCTACATCAGCAATGCTTGGCTTCAAGAAGCTCCAGATCCCGTCACGAAGCTGACCTGGGACAACGCCGCTCTTATCGGTGCCGCCACGTTCCGCTCTCTGGGGCTGAAAGAAGGCCAGATGGTGAAAATCACCGTCAATGGCGCTGAACTGACCATCGCCGCCATCGAGGCTCCAGGCCACGTTTCCAACTCCATCTCCATCCCGGTCGGTTACGGTCAGGAAAACCTCGGTTTCGTTGCCTCTGGTAACGCGGAGAAAGCCAAGAAGAGCCATCGCGGTTTCAATGCTTATCCTCTGCGCAAGAGCCTGAGCGACTTCGTGCTGACCGGTGCCAAGATCGAGAAACTCGACGAAGTTTACGAGTTGGCCATCACGCAGGAGCACAACACCATGGAAGGCCGTGCGCTGTATCGCGAAGCCACCCTGGAAACCTTTGCCAAAAAGCCTGACTTTGCCCAAGTCACCGGCATGGATGGCCACATCCCTCAGAACATCTCCTTCTACAAAGGTCAGGTGGGCGAGAAAAGCGCCACCAACCCTGAAGGCTTCGACTACGAGAAGCAGCATCAGTGGGGCATGACCATCGACCTGAGCAAGTGCCTGGGTTGTAACGCCTGTAACATTGCCTGCACCTCCGAGAACAACATCCCGGTCGTCGGCAAAGATCAGGTCCGCAAAGGTCGTCTCATGCAGTGGATCCGTATGGACCGCTACTTTGCTTCCGCCACCTGGGGTGAGCAAAACGCTCCTTCGGATGACGTCATGATCGAGCCGACCGTCGAGCAGCTCGAAAATGCTGAGATGGTGCAGCAACCGGTAGCCTGCCAGCAGTGCGAATCGGCTCCATGTGAAACCGTCTGCCCGGTGAACGCCACGGTGCACACCACAGATGGTCTGAACGCCATGGCTTACAACCGCTGCATCGGCACCCGTTATTGCGCCAACAACTGCCCTTACACGGCCCGCCGCTTCAACTGGTTCGATTACAACAAGCGTCCGCTCGACGAACTCTACTGGGGCCCTCTCTCCACCAAGGAGAAGACCGGCGTCCGCGAGTCCCTTCAGCTTCAGAAGAACCCGAACGTCACCGTCCGTATGCGCGGTGTCATCGAGAAGTGCACCTACTGTGTACAGCGCCTCGAGTCGGCGAAGATCCTGCAGAAGCAGAAGCAGCGTGATTCGAAGAACTTCCGCATCCCGACCGACTCCGTCAAGACAGCCTGTCAGGCTGCCTGCTCGACCGATGCAATCGTCTTTGGCGATCTGGCTGATCCTAAGTCTGCCGTCGTGAAGTCCAAGGCCTCCCCGCGCAATTACGAGCTGCTGAAATACATCGGCACCCGTCCTCGCACGAGCTACCTGGCCCGTCTGCGCAACCCAAATCCCGCCATGCCTGGGGCCGAGAACATCGCCGCCTGGAGCGCCCACCAAATCTAA
- a CDS encoding DUF1287 domain-containing protein → MRLLFSAILILLTSSCRADSPELTSASRAQLPTEDKSFATRLCHAALDRTAHTVRYDGSYLRIPYPGGDVPADMGVCTDEIIRSYRALGLDLQKLVHEDMKRSFAAYPKHWGLSKPDSNIDHRRVPNLQVFFKRKGASLPITQKAADYRPGDLITCTVAGKLPHIALVVPAPDGGETPWIVHNIGRGPKLENSLFEYPLTGHYRWHPGQ, encoded by the coding sequence ATGCGCCTGCTGTTTTCCGCAATCCTCATTCTCCTCACCAGCTCATGCCGTGCAGACTCTCCAGAACTGACGTCCGCCTCACGGGCCCAACTGCCGACAGAGGACAAGAGCTTTGCCACCCGGCTATGCCATGCAGCCCTGGATCGAACAGCCCACACCGTGCGTTATGACGGATCCTACCTTCGCATCCCCTACCCAGGCGGAGACGTGCCCGCTGACATGGGAGTCTGCACCGACGAGATCATCCGCAGCTACCGGGCTCTTGGGCTCGATCTGCAAAAGCTGGTGCATGAGGACATGAAACGCAGCTTTGCCGCCTATCCCAAACACTGGGGTCTGAGTAAACCCGACTCGAACATCGATCACCGCCGAGTGCCTAACCTTCAGGTCTTTTTCAAGCGCAAAGGAGCCTCACTTCCCATCACCCAAAAAGCCGCAGACTATCGTCCTGGCGATCTCATCACCTGTACCGTAGCAGGCAAGCTCCCGCACATCGCCCTGGTGGTGCCTGCTCCGGATGGCGGTGAGACCCCCTGGATCGTGCACAACATCGGTCGTGGCCCCAAGCTGGAAAACAGCCTGTTTGAATACCCTCTCACAGGCCACTACCGCTGGCATCCGGGACAGTGA
- a CDS encoding cytochrome c3 family protein, with protein sequence MGNFFPRWTNWLPLKLAIGVAFIAFGVSVGVAYYFTPKYTRVGYEPTQPVPFSHKIHAGQLGLDCRYCHSFAENSSHANVPTNQTCFNCHGPGKGNIKSSSPKLEMVVKANETKQPVPWIKVHKAPDYVYFNHSAHLNRGISCQSCHGQINEMEVVKHAEPQSMGWCLECHRNPEQKLRPLEQVTNLNYKPEQLDRTSFYQGLLAKGVKADEIAGTISEGKKATTVEDLVSLASTTFGENVTQLEVGTQLKKHWQIQPPENCTACHR encoded by the coding sequence ATGGGTAACTTCTTTCCGCGTTGGACCAATTGGCTGCCACTCAAGCTAGCCATCGGGGTCGCATTCATCGCTTTTGGGGTGAGTGTTGGCGTCGCTTATTATTTCACACCGAAATACACCCGCGTAGGGTATGAGCCGACCCAACCGGTGCCCTTCTCACACAAGATTCACGCTGGACAATTGGGCTTAGACTGCCGCTACTGCCACTCTTTTGCGGAGAACTCCAGCCATGCCAACGTGCCCACGAACCAGACCTGCTTTAACTGTCATGGTCCAGGCAAAGGCAACATCAAGTCCTCCAGTCCGAAACTGGAAATGGTCGTAAAGGCCAATGAGACGAAGCAGCCCGTGCCATGGATCAAGGTCCACAAGGCTCCTGACTACGTTTATTTCAACCACAGCGCCCACCTTAACCGCGGCATTTCCTGCCAGTCCTGCCATGGCCAGATCAATGAGATGGAAGTGGTGAAGCACGCTGAGCCGCAGTCCATGGGCTGGTGCCTTGAGTGCCACCGCAATCCTGAGCAAAAGCTGCGCCCGCTGGAGCAAGTGACCAACCTGAACTACAAGCCTGAGCAACTGGACCGCACTTCCTTCTATCAAGGCCTCCTGGCGAAAGGTGTGAAGGCTGACGAAATTGCCGGCACCATCAGCGAAGGTAAAAAAGCCACCACAGTCGAAGACCTCGTCTCTCTGGCCTCCACGACCTTCGGTGAGAACGTCACCCAGCTCGAAGTGGGAACCCAACTCAAGAAGCACTGGCAGATTCAGCCCCCTGAAAACTGCACCGCCTGCCACCGCTAA
- a CDS encoding DUF1501 domain-containing protein — protein MFRIPGALGKDLCDKDLGMTRRDILRIGGASMMGLTLNNMFRAQAASAGSAAAGRAGWGKAKHVLMIYLQGGPSHLDLWDPKENVPDKVRSAFKTIPTKIPGHHFTEILPSLAKVNDKFTTINSMSYTPNGLFNHTAAIYQIMTGYTTDKVSPSGQLEPPNAKDFPNFGSNIIRLKPMDEPMLPFVMLPRPLQESNVVGKGGTAGFLGKAYDPYTLYPDGDDLDMGKMDRIKIEDLQLRPDLFSVRLQRRAKLREAINDQMPTIEAAVKDMSLDSYYDQALNLIASGRARDAFALDRESPKLRDRYGRNTFGQSCMLARRLIEAGTRVVELIWPKVANSDNHSWDHHVGLTQRMKNQSGPMLDQGLSALFEDLDASGLLEETLVVALGEFGRSPEKGVSTSGNGNSADGRDHWPYCYTAIIGGAGIKRGYVHGKSDKTGSAPVEDPVHPMELLATIYHAVGIDPETIVYNHLNQPRELVKAKPVTQLFA, from the coding sequence ATGTTTCGCATTCCTGGAGCCCTCGGCAAAGACCTGTGTGACAAAGATCTGGGCATGACCCGGCGTGACATCCTGCGTATCGGCGGGGCCTCCATGATGGGGCTGACGCTGAATAACATGTTCCGAGCCCAGGCTGCCTCGGCAGGGTCCGCCGCCGCAGGGCGCGCAGGGTGGGGGAAGGCCAAGCATGTGCTCATGATCTATCTCCAGGGAGGTCCTAGCCATCTGGACCTGTGGGACCCGAAAGAGAATGTGCCAGATAAAGTGCGTTCGGCTTTCAAAACGATCCCCACCAAGATCCCGGGGCATCACTTCACTGAGATCCTGCCTTCCCTGGCCAAGGTGAATGATAAGTTCACCACGATCAATTCGATGAGCTACACGCCTAACGGATTGTTCAATCACACGGCGGCCATTTATCAGATCATGACCGGCTACACCACGGATAAGGTGAGCCCATCCGGCCAGCTCGAGCCACCGAATGCCAAAGATTTCCCCAACTTCGGTAGCAACATCATCCGACTCAAACCGATGGATGAGCCCATGCTGCCCTTCGTGATGCTGCCGCGTCCGCTGCAGGAATCCAATGTGGTGGGCAAAGGCGGCACTGCCGGCTTCTTGGGCAAGGCCTATGATCCCTACACGCTCTATCCCGATGGTGATGACCTGGACATGGGCAAGATGGACCGCATCAAGATCGAGGATCTGCAACTGCGCCCCGACCTCTTCAGCGTGCGTCTCCAGCGCCGTGCCAAACTGCGCGAGGCCATCAATGACCAGATGCCCACCATTGAGGCTGCCGTGAAAGACATGAGCCTGGACAGCTACTACGATCAGGCTCTGAACCTCATCGCCAGCGGACGTGCTCGCGATGCCTTCGCTCTGGATCGCGAATCTCCAAAGCTGCGTGACCGTTATGGCCGCAACACCTTTGGCCAGAGCTGCATGTTGGCGCGTCGTCTCATTGAAGCAGGCACTCGTGTTGTCGAGCTCATTTGGCCGAAGGTGGCCAACTCGGATAACCATTCCTGGGATCATCACGTGGGCCTCACTCAGCGCATGAAGAACCAGAGCGGACCGATGCTGGATCAGGGCCTCAGTGCTTTGTTTGAAGACCTGGATGCCAGCGGTCTGTTGGAGGAAACTCTCGTGGTGGCCTTGGGTGAGTTTGGCCGTAGCCCAGAAAAAGGCGTCTCCACCTCTGGCAATGGCAACAGCGCCGATGGTCGCGACCACTGGCCGTATTGCTACACCGCCATCATTGGTGGAGCGGGCATCAAGCGTGGTTACGTCCACGGCAAGTCCGACAAAACGGGTTCCGCCCCGGTCGAAGATCCCGTGCATCCGATGGAGCTCCTGGCCACCATTTATCACGCGGTGGGCATTGATCCTGAGACGATCGTTTACAACCACCTCAATCAGCCTCGTGAGCTGGTGAAAGCGAAGCCGGTGACGCAGTTGTTTGCGTAA
- a CDS encoding aspartyl protease family protein, which yields MRLLSALSLLFSPLLLTQCVEKADHRPVSAGTLAKLDTQVVSKAQFMEMLKHHGPRPTAPVTVPMDILARLPIVDVQIGPKGKVPMMLDTGASRTMIQASLAVKKKLPILNPTEMTVEMKGVVGSEQGRIGLLDPLTVGTWSVHDYPCFVRTYQSQMLYLADFPESLLGFDLAHENCTYLTLDYPRNRAVFGFGQNYTARPGARTSKTPFIVKKGVPFITVKSGGVSWEALVDSGSFNGIEINEEIAARLKLQNQGQKIEGLYLLSIGGTVTSSEANMRTVKLKDLNVFSGTYRDAEVDISPGIPRIGSFFLKDYRVTFDFKRKLLWLEW from the coding sequence ATGCGACTGCTCTCCGCCCTTTCACTGTTGTTTTCGCCTCTTCTGTTAACTCAGTGTGTCGAAAAGGCCGATCATCGACCGGTCTCCGCTGGCACCTTAGCCAAGCTAGACACCCAGGTCGTCTCCAAAGCACAATTCATGGAGATGCTGAAGCATCATGGCCCCCGCCCTACCGCTCCAGTGACCGTGCCTATGGATATCCTGGCCCGTCTCCCCATTGTGGACGTGCAGATTGGCCCCAAGGGTAAAGTGCCGATGATGCTAGATACAGGAGCCTCCCGAACCATGATCCAGGCCAGCCTCGCGGTGAAAAAGAAGCTGCCAATCCTGAACCCGACCGAAATGACGGTAGAGATGAAGGGCGTGGTCGGCAGCGAGCAGGGGCGGATCGGTCTGCTGGACCCACTCACTGTCGGCACTTGGTCCGTGCATGACTACCCTTGCTTTGTCCGCACCTATCAGAGCCAGATGTTGTATTTGGCCGATTTCCCGGAGAGCCTTCTGGGCTTTGACCTCGCTCATGAGAACTGCACTTACCTCACGCTCGACTATCCGAGGAACAGAGCGGTGTTCGGCTTCGGTCAGAACTACACCGCACGGCCTGGCGCTCGCACTTCCAAAACCCCTTTCATAGTGAAAAAGGGCGTGCCCTTCATCACCGTCAAGTCCGGCGGAGTCTCATGGGAAGCCTTGGTGGACAGCGGCTCCTTCAACGGCATCGAAATCAACGAAGAAATCGCCGCCAGACTCAAGCTCCAGAACCAGGGGCAGAAGATCGAAGGTCTCTATTTGTTATCCATCGGTGGCACCGTCACCTCCTCGGAGGCCAACATGCGCACCGTGAAGCTGAAAGACCTGAACGTATTTTCTGGCACCTACCGGGATGCCGAGGTGGACATCTCCCCGGGCATCCCCCGAATCGGCAGCTTTTTCCTCAAGGACTACCGGGTCACATTCGACTTTAAGCGCAAGCTTCTGTGGCTCGAATGGTGA
- a CDS encoding ABC transporter permease, translating to MSEVNPSHEALLASPSTEGTEPNPTLGVTSESPGQRAWRRLIRSRVTVAAMIFLGLLITICTVGPSFSPYDQSQQDLELQAVGPVPAHWLGTDTLGRDLLTRILFGGRISLLVGILATAVASVIGVGYGLIAGLSSRRVDAVMMRLVDVLYAFPFITFVIILVVIFGREFWLIFLAIGAVEWLTMARVVRGQVLALKNLEFVLAARASGAGFLHILIKHMLPNVLGPVIIYASLTVPGVMLLEATLSFLGLGIQPPDASWGVLIREGADNMETYPWMLIGPGVFFSATLLALNLIGDALRDALDPKSGAGE from the coding sequence ATGAGCGAGGTGAACCCCAGCCATGAGGCCCTCCTGGCCTCCCCCAGCACCGAAGGCACGGAGCCAAATCCCACTCTCGGGGTCACTTCAGAGTCCCCTGGGCAGCGTGCCTGGCGCCGGCTGATCCGCAGCCGTGTCACCGTGGCGGCGATGATCTTCCTGGGGCTGCTCATCACGATATGCACCGTTGGTCCGTCGTTCTCCCCCTATGATCAAAGCCAGCAGGATCTGGAATTGCAGGCCGTGGGGCCGGTGCCCGCTCACTGGTTGGGCACGGATACTTTGGGAAGAGATCTTTTGACACGCATTTTGTTCGGCGGACGCATCTCTCTGCTGGTGGGGATTTTAGCCACAGCGGTCGCATCCGTGATCGGGGTGGGCTATGGACTCATTGCGGGGCTTTCAAGCCGCCGGGTGGATGCCGTGATGATGCGGCTGGTGGATGTTCTGTATGCCTTTCCTTTCATCACCTTCGTTATCATCCTGGTGGTCATCTTCGGGCGAGAGTTTTGGCTCATCTTCCTGGCCATCGGTGCGGTGGAGTGGCTGACCATGGCACGGGTGGTGCGTGGGCAGGTGCTGGCTTTGAAAAACCTCGAGTTCGTCCTCGCGGCACGGGCCAGTGGTGCAGGCTTCCTGCACATCCTGATCAAGCACATGCTACCGAATGTGCTCGGCCCCGTGATCATCTACGCCAGCCTCACCGTGCCCGGCGTGATGCTGCTGGAGGCCACGCTCAGCTTCCTGGGCCTGGGCATCCAGCCACCAGATGCAAGCTGGGGCGTGCTGATCCGTGAAGGCGCTGATAACATGGAGACTTACCCCTGGATGCTCATCGGCCCCGGTGTCTTTTTCAGCGCCACCCTCCTGGCTCTCAACCTCATCGGCGATGCCCTGCGGGATGCCCTGGATCCGAAAAGCGGTGCGGGAGAGTGA
- the nrfD gene encoding NrfD/PsrC family molybdoenzyme membrane anchor subunit, whose protein sequence is MEATATTHSTEAHTGSARILDREPLVLNNRSYSWITNRVCGIVENKQPLLWWILFVPSVLLTGLTVFCFAYLISTGVGVWGQKQPVAWAWDITNFVFWIGIGHAGTLISAILFLTRQKWRTSVNRAAEAMTIFAVMCAGLFPAFHVGRVWMVWFLAPIPNANAIWQNFKSPLLWDVFAVSTYFTVSAIFWFLGLVPDLATLRDRCKPGLRKALYGIFSLGWRGANRHWSHYETAYMLLAALSTPLVLSVHSVVSFDFATSVVPGWHTTIFPPYFVAGAIFGGFAMVLTLMIPVSKIYGLGDLITPKHIDNMAKIILLTGTIVGYAYSMEFFIAYYSANKFELQTFQLRGLYGPSTWAYYFMFGFNVFAPQLFWYRPFRHNLWVVMIVCMCVNAGMWFERYVIIATTLERHLTPGSWRVYEATWVDKYTFLGTFGLFMMLFLLFLRFLPVIAIGEVKGVLPQSDPHNDGHGEKGVQEEDLMNYPDRHVAKSAA, encoded by the coding sequence ATGGAAGCCACTGCTACCACCCACTCTACGGAAGCCCATACAGGCTCCGCACGCATTCTGGACCGCGAGCCCCTGGTCCTGAACAACCGCTCCTACTCCTGGATCACGAACCGCGTCTGCGGCATCGTCGAGAACAAGCAGCCCCTCCTCTGGTGGATTCTGTTCGTTCCGTCCGTGCTTCTCACAGGTCTCACGGTCTTCTGCTTCGCCTACCTCATCTCCACCGGCGTCGGTGTCTGGGGTCAGAAGCAGCCCGTCGCCTGGGCCTGGGACATCACCAACTTCGTGTTCTGGATCGGTATCGGTCACGCCGGAACGCTCATCTCCGCCATCTTGTTCTTGACCCGTCAGAAGTGGCGCACGTCGGTGAACCGGGCTGCTGAGGCCATGACGATCTTCGCCGTGATGTGTGCCGGTCTTTTCCCGGCCTTCCACGTCGGTCGTGTGTGGATGGTGTGGTTCCTGGCTCCGATCCCGAACGCCAACGCCATCTGGCAGAACTTCAAGTCCCCTCTCCTCTGGGACGTGTTCGCGGTGTCCACCTACTTCACCGTTTCCGCCATCTTCTGGTTCCTCGGTTTGGTTCCTGACCTTGCCACCCTCCGCGACCGCTGCAAACCCGGTCTCCGTAAGGCGCTGTATGGGATCTTCTCTCTCGGCTGGCGCGGTGCCAACCGCCACTGGAGCCACTACGAGACGGCCTACATGCTCTTGGCGGCTCTCTCCACCCCGCTGGTGCTCTCCGTGCACTCCGTGGTGTCCTTCGACTTCGCCACCTCCGTCGTTCCTGGCTGGCACACCACCATCTTCCCTCCTTACTTCGTGGCAGGTGCTATCTTCGGTGGTTTCGCCATGGTGCTCACGCTCATGATCCCCGTTTCCAAGATCTACGGTCTGGGAGATCTGATCACGCCGAAGCACATCGACAACATGGCCAAGATCATTCTCCTCACGGGGACGATCGTCGGTTACGCCTACAGCATGGAGTTCTTCATCGCCTACTACAGCGCGAACAAGTTCGAACTTCAGACCTTCCAGCTACGCGGTCTGTATGGTCCTTCCACTTGGGCTTACTACTTCATGTTCGGGTTCAACGTGTTTGCCCCGCAGCTCTTCTGGTATCGCCCCTTCCGCCACAACCTGTGGGTCGTGATGATCGTCTGTATGTGCGTGAACGCCGGCATGTGGTTTGAGCGTTACGTGATTATCGCCACCACTCTGGAGCGTCACCTGACCCCGGGTTCCTGGCGCGTCTATGAGGCCACCTGGGTGGATAAATACACCTTCCTGGGCACCTTCGGCCTGTTCATGATGCTGTTCCTCCTGTTCCTGCGCTTCCTGCCTGTCATTGCCATCGGCGAAGTCAAAGGCGTGCTGCCTCAGTCTGATCCTCACAACGATGGTCATGGTGAGAAAGGCGTCCAGGAAGAAGACCTGATGAACTATCCTGACCGCCATGTGGCCAAGTCTGCCGCCTGA